gttattgatgttgtcattgttggataggacagagagaaatggagagaggagaggaagacagagagggggagagaaagacacacctgcagacctgcttcaccacctgtgaagcgactcccctgcaggtggggagccgggggctcaaaccggaatccttacgctggtccttgtactttgcgccacctgcacttaacctgctgtgccactgcccgactcccctgacccCTGATCAGACTTCTTCTCCTTTGgcagagacacagaaaggagatatggggaagagaaagaggaccaAAGCTAGTTCTCATCACTTCCATCTCTTGTCACTCCTAGATAGGACCTCCGGGGTTTGTGTTTGCCAAGACTATGCTACACGGATGCCACATGGGCCCCAGCTTGTCCTATGAACAAGGGCAGAAAGGCCACATCTGGGACTGCACGTTAAGTGCAGGATTTGAGTTCTTTAGAACTGTACATGAGCCACACCAAGTCCTCAGGGTCTACCAAGCACTAGGACCCCTATACCAACCTGTGAGATCCATCCTTACCAAGTCCTCCAGCCACTATCACCCGTCCATTCAGAGAGCCGGCCACAAAGTCTGCCCGCCGCTTCTTGAGGAAGAAGGAACGTTCCATCTTCAGCCATCCCCCTACATGCCAAGAATGAAAGCAGAATGAACAGAAAAATTTAACACTGAGCCCCACACAACTCTGCCTGATCTCCTCCTGCCCTGAGCCTGCTCCATTCTAAGGAGCCATCAGCCCCTCTGTGAGTCACCTGCGCTACCTAGGACCTCAGTGTTCTAACTGCAGAGAATGAGGACTAGAGGCGACAAGTATAGGGAATACACTCTTTCTGTTTATCAGCAAAAAGTTAGAAAAATCCAGTCCTCATGTGGCCTGCCTGGCTGTTAGGAGAAGAGAcaagagggggccaggtagtggcacacctagtagcaTGCACactttcccatgcacaaggagcagggttcaagcccctgctccccacctgcaggagaaaagcttcaagggcagtgaagcagtgctacaggtggtctatctcctcctcctcaatttctgtctctggggtggggggagtgaaggggagagggctttaagccagccccccattccaccctccattgctgacactatagtctatttacataatcattgttttgcctgaaagattccccacccattcctttgacctatcatctttctaccttgagacccgccctgtctgcagggtaatattaatcccaccagttaaaatcatcacaacagttgctaaggaagttcccagcgtgcctttttcctttctccaccccctttcctagccatttctgtttccaacttgccacttctagttttaccctataaaagtcacttctgtttctggtttctctctctttccatgtcccaacctggaggagggcaggtgtgCAGATGCCGGGCATTGCGGTTTGGTGCCAcgcggcttaacccgctgtgctcacacctgactttgGTGCTCCcgtatgaataaagaattgtattaccatgccgccatgagtttctggtctctctcccgcgatGCTAACCCAGCAAAAAAAGCCTTAGAGTGgtcaggagatggcacaatgtataaagcattggactctcaagcatgaggtcctgagttcaatccctgacagcacatgtaccagagtgatatctagttctttctctctcctcctatctttctcattaattaataaataaaatattaaaaaagaaaagccttagaaacaaacaaatgccCAGAGATGGAGAATTTGATCCTAAAAGCAGCAGTGTTCAGGCCTCTGGAAGGCTCCTCCACCTGGGCTGGTGGTCCTGAAAGGGTAGATAGGATGGAAAGGATAGGAGGTCagaggcttgccctgaccagctcacCCTGTTCCATGTCAAACACATCCATGGTCCGCAGGAACTTGGGCTGCCGGTAGAGGCGTCCTTGGAGGAGGCCCCCGAGACTGTACAGGCGCTCATCTAGGGTCACGAAGCTGGAGAAGGCCCGCTTGCAGGGGATGTTGGGGAACTTGGTCCAGGAGCGAGTCTCAGTGTCAAAGACCTCGAAGGCATTAACTGCATACTTGCACTGGCGTCCCCCTGGAGGTCAAAGGGGGTCGGGTAGAAGAAGTCCCCCAGGACAGAGGCTGGACACCCACCCCTCCCAAACAGATGAGGGGCTTCCTGAAGGGTGGGGTGCTGTGATCATCCCTCAGAATCCAGTACCTGGGAAAGGGGCAGGTGTGGGCAGGAGACATCCTTACCCAGCACATAGATCTTGGACCCTCGGAGGAAGGAGGTGGCAGCATATCTTGGGGTGGGCATGGGTGCCAATGACACCCACATGTCCTTGAGCATGTCGTAGTGCTGAAGGTGGTTGTGTGGATGGAGGTCCAGGCCCATGCCGCCGGCTGCATACACCCGGTAATCTAAGGTAGGAAGGCACCATGATTCAGCTCAGGACATAGCGAGGAGGGCCGTGGAGACTCAACACTAACCTTGGCTAGGCTCTGCTGAACTCCAGAAGCAAGGCCAGGCAGGTCCCCATAGATATGGCAGTGGGGCTGATGGCACTACTAAAAGTCCCTGCTAGGCTGGGGAGATTTTTGTATCTGAGactcaaagtgccaggttcaatcccagtcccaaccataagccagagctgagcattgctccaatcaaaaaaaaaaaaaaaaaaaaacaattcctgCCATTGTCAAGCTTTGGTGCCTAGCCCTTGGCAAAACCCCAAACGTGACATCTCTTGCACAATAGACTGTGGTGAAGTTAAGCCTGGACACCCCTTGCAATCTTGTGCCTGGgcagctggggtggggaggggcagagagaagggTGGTCCAGTGGTGGTCTGCTCTCCCAGGAGCTCCTAGCCTGGAACAATCCAGGCCTAGTAGGAGCTTCTGGGAGTGAGGTCAGGCCTGCTGTCACTGGCGTACTGGCCTGCTGCTGGCTCCCTCTGCCGCTATACCATGGGGGATTGCCATACTTTCACACACTGCAGGTGCCCTGTACCACATGTGTTAGGACTCCAGTGCATGAGGGGAGTCTTGGCAGAGGGAGTTTGCTTTGGAGAAACTGCCCTGACAGGGAGCTGAGCACTGATGATGGAAGTGAGTGCTCTCCCATGCTCTCATCCTGGCACCCCCTGCCAGGTGTCAGGGACACACAAGCCCTGTTTGCCCTCTTTCCCCCAGGGACTCTTTCCTGCCTGGGACTCTGTTTCCTTGttccctgctctctctgttcttgACTTAAATAGGCCTTTATTTCTCAATGGTGTTGTACTTCTACTGTTTTCCTTTCCAATACTACCAAAAGAAGAACACCCCATTCCCCTCCCCCTACATACACCAGCCCTAGTTCAAGGGCAGCAGATGGGGTTTGCGAAGGAGTAATTCACTTTCCCCAGGTTCTCAGCCCTGTGTCGCCTGGTATATGACAGGTCCAGGGTCTTCTCATCCACTTCATGCTATCTTGCCTGTGTTAAGTCCTTTCTCACTCATTTTCAGAGTCACCTGAATCCCaaggatggacagagagaaatggctcaGTGCTTTCACCTGCCATGTCATTACACCTGTCTTAGCACAGCTGTGCCAACAGGGCTGTCTCATCACTCCTGCCTCACATACCTGTGACGAAGCACCCGTATTGCTGTACATTACTAAAAGCCTTTTTGTATCTCCTCACAGACTGTCCCTAGGAATTTGTCTATCTGCAGGACCAGCATTAGGCACAAAGTCTGTACATGGGACATCACTGCCTACTCCCCTAACTGGAGCGCCCATCCAGCATCAGAGTTAAGTGTCTAGATCTGACCATCACTTACTTGCTGTGTAACCTCAGGCACATTATTCAACCTCTCTGAGCTTCCCACCTCTGTTCTCTAAAATGAGAACAGTAGCACTTGTTTCCTCCTCAGGCTGTGAGGATCAAAGGGGCCACTAAAGATAGAGCACCTATGGCCAGGAATCAGTAAGAGCTGGGCCCTAATCTTTCAGCACGTTGTCTGAAGGTCTGAGGTCTGGGAGCTAAGGAATGCTTTCCACCTTTTTTCATCACAAGCTCACCACTGGCAATTCTACCCGCATGGGATGCAGGACTAAAATCTCTCTGGTATCTGGAGAAATCGTTTGATAGCAAGGACACGTGCCTTcccatgcacatggcccaggtccaagcccccatgCTGCATGGAAGATGCTATGGCACTGGAAgtaactctggtgctgtggtattcctCCCACTCTGTCtatctagggaaaaaaaatggcccagaGTGATGAAATTTTACTTACACAAGGCCTTGGctccacaaaaacaaaaataaagtttcCTTCTGGTCACCTTCACTGGTCAAAGGATCCTGAAAGTGGTGGGCAAAGTGATGGCTAGGGACAGAACACACTGCCCTGATCTGCTGCCACCTGAAAGGCAGCTGGGATGGTTTTGCAAAGGAAGCAGAATTAAGGTTGCAGCCCACTCTGAccaactgaacctggggccttcccCACAGGACCCTGCAAGCTTTATTCAGCAATATGGCATTCAGTGCCCTGGCCTGTTTCAGGCTGGAATAGAAGGGATTGAGGGACTTGAAGGAAGTGATATGAAAATCACAAAACCATGAGCCCAGCACACACATGCCCTGAGAATTCAGTGATCCTGGGTGAGAGGCTGCAGGCGCTCAGCCCTAGGGAACCATGGGCTCCCAATCATGAGTGTCACTGGCaacaggagacagaggagaggcagGGGGGCAAGGACAGGACCCAAAACCTCCTCAGTGTGACCTGGAGATGGTACAGGGACAGGACAGGGTGACCACTTGAGGTGACCAAGTTTGAGTCTGGAGATTACGGCATCTGTAAGACAGATTTCAGGGGGAGGGACCATTCTGTTCAATGAAGGGGCCTGCCACCATGGCCTTGGCCTCCTCCTTGACCTCCAGCCTGTCCAGCTATGGGGGGAGCCTAGTAGAGTGGTGTCCGGCCTCATAGCAATTATTAGGCACTTCACCTGCTGAGTCTGTTTCCCATCTGGAAGGTAAGGCCAGTGGCTCCAGTTTTTGAATCAACCGAAACCCACAATGTGATAGGGACCACCACTCAGTACTGGCTTTGGTCCCTTTGCTGTTCACCtacctaccaccccacccccgccccgcccTGACCCACTCACCTTTGGCCGTGACAGATATGCCCATGGCGGCCTCGCGCAGCACGCTCCTCTTCTTCCACTTGCCCTCGTCGATGTTGTACATCTCCACGACCTTCAGGGGCAGCTGGCTGGCGCCCACGCCCCCGATCACCATGATCCGCTTGCCCAGCGCAGTGGCCGCCACCCCGGCCCGCGCAGTGGGCAGCGGCGGCAGCGGGGTCCACTGGTCGGCCTCGGGGGAGTAGACCTCAAAGCAGTCCATGGGGACGCCATTGTCGTCACAGCCCCCGATGGCATAGACCTGTCCCCCGCTCTCCAGCAAGGAGCAGTAGACTCGGCGGCTAGGCAGTGGCGCCAGGCGCTTCCACTGGAAGTCCTTGACGTCGGGCACCTCCATGGCCAACCGGAGGGCCCGCCGCCCGCGCCCCGGGAGCAGCAGGACGGCGCGAGCCCGGGGGTCCGCCCGCTACTCCGCGCGCGCTCTCGCCGCCGCCATCGCGCTCAGCTGCCGGGGCCCCGACGCCGGCCAGCGCGGCCCCGTCCGGCGAGACTCGGCGGCCCGCGGCGTCCTCGCCCGGCTCTGCAGGGAGGAGCGGGGCGGGTCAAGGACAGCCGGACCCGCGCCCCCCGCCCCTGCCGCGGACGGCCTCGGCCCCTCGCAACTTTACCCTCAGGACGCGCAGCCGGGGGCACCACCCCGCGGGCACAGACCCGCGTCTTTGTCCTGACCCCTCCCCGCCCGCGGATCGCGAGCCCGCCGAGCACACggggtggggggctctggggctggggggctctgGGGCTGGGGTAGAGGGTCGGCGGTGGACGCCAGGAACCGCCTTGGGGCGCCAACACCTCCTCGCCCCGCCTCCCACAATCTCCCGCCCACGCCCAGCGCCACTCACCCAGCCAGGCCCGGGGAGCGCGGCGGCCGGGCGCACGCAGCAGCGCATTCCGGGGCGCCGGCGCTGGGAGCCCGCCCCAGGCGGACTGGCGGGCGGGGCGGGAGCATTGAGTCGCTGGGAGGAGGAGGCACGGCGGCTACCGCGCACCCGCCACAGGCGCTTCACCTGCGGGCCCCGCTGCCACCGGTTGGGGACGGAAGCGGGGCGCCCGGTACCTCCCGGCGGGGCGGAGAGAGCGCGCCCCCCGCAACCCGGCACCCAGAGACGCAGCCCAGACTCCGTCCTGGCCTGTCTAGGGTGGGCGGTTTATATTTGTTTGGGGTGaggagcggggtggggggggtagagGGGGGAGGGAGCCTGGCTAACTGGTCTACCGCCAGCGCCCAGCGTCCAGCTCCTGGCGGGCGGGCTCCGCAGGAAGCTCGGCTTGGCTGAGGTATACAATGGCTTCACCTGCCTGAAGCGCCGAGTGTCACAGCAGCCCCGCGACAGGTGCAGCAGACACACGGTGGACCCCGGCCTGCGCATGTACGCGTCACTGATACATCACTCAACACACCCTCCCCCCAGACATCCCCGGAAACAGGCAAATACCCAGATAAATACGGACACCCAATGAGACACCAACACGAACTAGCAGTTTCAATACTGCttcgcaacacacacacacacacacacacacacacacacacacacacacacgaagccaCGACAGTAGTCCCCAATAACAAAGGTGACCTCACGCCAGTGAACCCTCTTCTGGACCACCAGGTCTGCGAGGCTTCCCACTACCGTTGAGTTTAAAGTCTTCCAagaaatgtacttatttatttggggggggggggcgggaagcgGTGGCATACGTGGTTGACTTAACACATTACCttgtaaaaggacccaggttcaagcccccagttcccacctgcagggttaagcacggctgcaggtgtctgtcattctctctctctcttttctccttcctgcttcccctctcaatttctctctgtcctaccaaggaaagaaagaaagaaagaaagaaagaaagaaagaaagaaagaaagaaagaaagaaagaaagaaagaaggaataagaaaagaaaagaaaagaaaactgcaggCACCTgggaaacaaacacacaaaacaaaaataaggggTTTGGAAGTGTGTGGCACTCTGTGGTTTGAATTCTGACCTTAGAATTATTAACTGACTTTGAGCTTCAGTTTCCAAATCGAACTTTTCATTTCAAGATCAATTATATACTCATGTGTAgttataaaaaataacttttgctCTGTTCCTCTCAATGGCAACATCTTAGAATAATATTACAGGGATATTGATCCCTCAAACTTCAGAGTATGTTCATCTCcacaaggagtgtgtgtgtgtgtgtgtgtgtgtgtgtgtgtgtgtgtgtgtgtgtgtgtgtgtgtgtgtgtgtattttgctgGGAAACAAATCCATGGTTTTTCAAACATGTATGAGACCACTAAGTTGATTCCCTAGTCCACTTTTCACTCTATATTTTGAGGAGGATAGAGAtgccaccactccaccatccatggtgttccatttttttccttggtGCTATTCTTGGTGCTCTTATGCCGTTCCAGGGTTCAAATTTGGGGCCTCATACACATGTTCTATGCACTGAGCCTCCACATCTGGCAGCTGCAGGGCTTTTCATGTTGTCCCTGTATGTCTGCACTGCTGCCCTACTGCCTCTTAATCCTGGCAATACTACTTAGTCACCATTTTGTCAGTTCAAGAATGGTATATAAACAGAATTGTACAATTTGAATTTTCCCTTCCCCACTCCCACGAATTCATGAAGATTCATCCAGGTCTCTGAATTGATATATTTATCAAAAGttcattcccttttatttatGAGTAGTATTTCACAGTATGGGtatatatttgtaattttttgtGAGATAATACTTGTAAAGTAtttagcttttattattattattttttattgcccacTGGGGCTCATGActatatgattccactgctcctggcagacatttttttcccttttagtttcagacagtgagatagagaaaggagacagcacagcactactCCCACACTTTATAAAATTACACTAGATGTTTTGCATAGTGCTCCTATATTGTGGCTAGGGGTTCGAACTTGGGCCCTTGAACATGGAAAATTGTGCACACTACCAGGTCTGCCATCTCCAAGCTTCTCATCTCAGGTAGATGGACCtggtaaattttttaaattgaagttTCAGGTATGCATGGTTATAAACCAGCATCTGAATATACAACATCAAGTTCACCACTGAAAGTCCAGTTGTGTGTTCACCACAAGGTTGAATACTTTCATCCAGTTTACTACCTCCTCCCATCTAGTAATCCTTACCTTATGGAAAGCACTATTCATACCATTATTACTACAACTGCTGTTGACAAAACTGAGACACAAGAAGACAGAACCAACACAATTATTGGGCCCCTCACTTAGAAATGTGGGAAACAGCCATCACAGACCACAATAGGCCCATCTTGCTATCTTATCTTAAAAAGTTGAttgctggaggctgggtggtggtgcaccaggttaagcacacataatgctaagcacaaggaccagcacaaggatcctggttaaagccctggctccacacctgcagggaggttgttttacaggcagtgaagcaggtctgcaggttgctgttttcctctccccctgtcttgccctcttttctcaatttctctgtgtcctatctaacaacaacaataacagcagcaacaacacaaTGGAAAAggtatggcctccaggaacaatggattcatagtgcaggcaccgagccccagtgataactctggaggcaaaaaaaataaaaaaataaaaaatcattgccacatacctgtgagaatgtcatacatctgaaaggaaacaaacaataaGTGCTGGTAAAgatgggggaggtggaggggacaCTTCTacatgctgatgggaatgcaaactattTCAACCTCTGTGGAAGACAGTCTGGAGTTACCTTTCAAcattagaaatgaacctaccaaaaaaaagacaaaaagacaaaagaatct
The sequence above is a segment of the Erinaceus europaeus chromosome 19, mEriEur2.1, whole genome shotgun sequence genome. Coding sequences within it:
- the KLHDC8A gene encoding kelch domain-containing protein 8A isoform X1, with the protein product MEVPDVKDFQWKRLAPLPSRRVYCSLLESGGQVYAIGGCDDNGVPMDCFEVYSPEADQWTPLPPLPTARAGVAATALGKRIMVIGGVGASQLPLKVVEMYNIDEGKWKKRSVLREAAMGISVTAKDYRVYAAGGMGLDLHPHNHLQHYDMLKDMWVSLAPMPTPRYAATSFLRGSKIYVLGGRQCKYAVNAFEVFDTETRSWTKFPNIPCKRAFSSFVTLDERLYSLGGLLQGRLYRQPKFLRTMDVFDMEQGGWLKMERSFFLKKRRADFVAGSLNGRVIVAGGLGNQPTVLETAEAFHPGKNKWEPLPAMPTPRCACSSIVIKNCLLAVGGVNQGLSDAVEALCMLDS
- the KLHDC8A gene encoding kelch domain-containing protein 8A isoform X2; translation: MEVPDVKDFQWKRLAPLPSRRVYCSLLESGGQVYAIGGCDDNGVPMDCFEVYSPEADQWTPLPPLPTARAGVAATALGKRIMVIGGVGASQLPLKVVEMYNIDEGKWKKRSVLREAAMGISVTAKGGRQCKYAVNAFEVFDTETRSWTKFPNIPCKRAFSSFVTLDERLYSLGGLLQGRLYRQPKFLRTMDVFDMEQGGWLKMERSFFLKKRRADFVAGSLNGRVIVAGGLGNQPTVLETAEAFHPGKNKWEPLPAMPTPRCACSSIVIKNCLLAVGGVNQGLSDAVEALCMLDS